A portion of the Corticium candelabrum chromosome 5, ooCorCand1.1, whole genome shotgun sequence genome contains these proteins:
- the LOC134179924 gene encoding exocyst complex component 1-like isoform X1 has protein sequence MAAIRHSLQSEIFSKADERLVGVVSVTKVGRKKKARFLCASVNSEQPPQAAIHQVKRASEKEPFKKKQTWKLDELIHLDGKGANSTSPDFDLRFDKTYRWTASSVAEKNAFITCLWKLCHKCLQRKKPEFDNVDRHRLEEQLKVFDPSHLGNTTAPVEEAYEELSAKEETDLEQILSGCEWSISNVEALTEKLTEELACLDDANIHSIIASEEQVVFLLSQMDTALWELQKIEDKLCTYDSLLQEVRDAMEDMDDKDKRLQIEDRNHERLLDEVESLVSKLDLGLVAEDLLQRGDLSNPQSLSQCTAAALALQQATDAVLSPGMSMLAAVSHQKQNFDQLTWSFVRRLSTHLSGVFVKQADDGMDVMGIYQSTNSSLMLRSHTVYHQELLPYSKLMGWLRDVDSKQYQEICKLYSAHMGRVYDKELKGFMELVKQSLVSKSHHDKKILKHSRLSMTQSTVSLGKSLSKENIKAGGSMVDLTARSLDSPTHGAMVGAAEERVGKFDEAFHMVLEQLEPLCQAEQYFCRKFFALDTPGAAAAGTESPDGIIRRRRKRGANIQAQNRSRIGITVRGSMEELFPCLESELQGFVQFGDRLDGINSLTMVSRVSQHVMAGETSDQDSSSVFHLILGKILIIAKRLFDRFVDRQINLVKEMKVPKKHRCGILPCVSNFKVFAIQAENIIRGSDRRADLDKAYKLLMDAILVTVDRVALEHLKTPSDVVAMENFHHLYDMLSRLKISALETTRDFAKLRYKNHLDAYIQAYLGKPLEKLSAFFDGIEDLVASGIKYEEVGYQLAFNKAELRKNVKEYPGERVKKGLDALYRKVEKHLCEEENLLQVVWHSMQDDFIQQYKHFEELINKCYPGSGIAIEFSLAELLSYFSMIAQQH, from the exons AACCGCCTCAAGCAGCCATTCATCAAGTCAAACGTGCATCTGAGAAAGAACCGTTCAAGAAAAAGCAAACGTGGAAGCTCGACGAATTGATTCATCTCGACGGCAAGGGAGCCAACTCT ACTTCTCCCGATTTCGACCTTCGATTTGACAAAACTTATAGATGGACTGCATCTAGTGTTGCTGAGAAGAACGCATTTATCACGTGCTTGTGGAAA CTTTGTCACAAGTGTTTGCAGAGGAAGAAACCGGAATTTGATAATGTTGACAGGCACCGTTTGGAAG AACAATTGAAAGTATTTGATCCTAGTCATCTAGGAAATACTACTGCTCCTGTTG AGGAAGCTTATGAGGAGTTATCAGCTAAGGAAGAAACCGACTTGGAGCAGATTCTCTCTGGGTGTGAGTGGTCAATTAGCAATGTAGAAGCTCTTACAGAGAAACTGACTGAAGAACTGGCGTGTTTGGATGAT gCAAACATTCATTCCATTATAGCTTCAGAAGAACAAGTAGTGTTTCTCCTTAGTCAGATGGACACGGCATTGTGGGAGTTACAGAAAATAGAAGACAAACTTTGTACATATGATAGCCTATTGCAA GAGGTTCGGGATGCAATGGAGGATATGGATGACAAAGACAAGAGACTTCAAATTGAAGATCGAAATCATGAGCGGCTTTTAGACGAAGTGGAATCATTAGTG AGCAAATTAGATCTTGGTTTGGTTGCTGAAGATCTATTACAACGTGGTGATCTCAGCAATCCTCAGAGCCTGTCCCAATGCACAGCAGCTGCATTAGCACTGCAGCAGGCAACTGATGCGGTTCTTAGTCCAG GAATGTCAATGCTGGCTGCTGTGTCACATCAGAAACAGAATTTTGACCAACTGACTTGGTCATTTGTGAGGCGCTTATCAACTCATCTCAGTGGTGTCTTTGTGAAGCAG GCTGATGATGGTATGGATGTGATGGGAATCTATCAGTCAACCAATTCTTCTCTTATGTTACGTTCTCATACTGTTTATCATCAAGAACTACTGCCTTATTCAAAATTAATGGGTTGGCTACGAGATGTGGATTCGAAACAATACCAGGAAATTTGCAAG TTATACTCAGCTCATATGGGTAGAGTATATGACAAGGAACTGAAAGGTTTTATGGAATTGGTAAAGCAGTCTCTTGTATCTAAAAGCCACCACGACAAGAAGATCT TAAAACATTCCAGATTATCGATGACTCAATCAACTGTGAGTTTGGGCAAATCGCTATCTAAGGAAAATATCAAGGCTGGAGGATCGATGGTTGATCTAACAGCCAGATCACTAGACAGCCCTACTCATGGTGCAATGGTTGGGGCTGCCGAAGAACGTGTTGGAAAGTTTGATGAG GCATTCCACATGGTTCTAGAACAGTTGGAGCCTTTATGTCAAGCTGAGCAATATTTTTGTAGAAAGTTTTTTGCTTTGGACACA CcaggtgctgctgctgctggtaCCGAAAGTCCCGATGGAATAATCAGAAGGCGACGAAAACGAGGGGCGAACATACAAGCCCAAAA cAGGAGTCGGATAGGAATCACTGTAAG AGGATCAATGGAAGAACTGTTTCCGTGCCTGGAAAGTGAACTTCAGGGTTTTGTTCAGTTTGGAGACAGACTAGATGGAAT TAATTCACTGACAATGGTAAGTCGAGTGAGTCAACATGTCATGGCTGGCGAAACATCAGACCAGGACAGCAGCTCTGTTTTTCACTTAATCTTAGGAAAGATTCTCATCATAGCCAAGCGTCTCTTTGATCGATTTGTG gacagacaaataaatctTGTCAAAGAAATGAAAGTACCAAAAAAGCATAGGTGTGGTATCTTACCTTGTGTTAGTAACTTTAAG GTATTTGCAATACAAGCTGAGAACATTATTCGTGGTTCAGATCGTCGTGCTGATCTAGATAAGGCATATAAGCTACTTATGGATGCCATACTTGTGACAGTAGATCGAGTTGCCTTGGAGCACTTAAAGACTCCTAGTGATGTTGTAGCAATGG AGAATTTTCATCACCTTTATG ATATGCTGTCAAGATTAAAAATAAGTGCTTTGGAGACTACACGGGATTTTGCTAAACTACGGTACAAGAACCATTTGGATGCCTATATTCAGGCCTACCTTGGAAAGCCTCTTGAGAAACTGAGT GCATTCTTCGACGGCATTGAAGACCTAGTTGCATCTGGTATCAAGTATGAAGAAGTTGGCTACCAGTTGGCATTCAATAAAGCAGAGCTGAGGAAAAATGTCAAAGAGTATCCAGGGGAACGT GTAAAGAAGGGTCTCGATGCACTGTACAGAAAAGTTGAGAAGCATCTTTGCGAGGAAGAGAACCTTCTGCAG GTCGTGTGGCATTCCATGCAAGATGACTTCATCCAGCAATACAAGCACTTTGAAGAACTGATCAACAAATGCTATCCGGGTTCGGGTATTGCAATTGAGTTTTCTCTTGCCGAATTACTTTCATACTTTTCGATGATTGCTCAACAACACTAA
- the LOC134179924 gene encoding exocyst complex component 1-like isoform X2: MAAIRHSLQSEIFSKADERLVGVVSVTKVGRKKKARFLCASVNSEQPPQAAIHQVKRASEKEPFKKKQTWKLDELIHLDGKGANSTSPDFDLRFDKTYRWTASSVAEKNAFITCLWKLCHKCLQRKKPEFDNVDRHRLEEQLKVFDPSHLGNTTAPVEEAYEELSAKEETDLEQILSGCEWSISNVEALTEKLTEELACLDDANIHSIIASEEQVVFLLSQMDTALWELQKIEDKLCTYDSLLQEVRDAMEDMDDKDKRLQIEDRNHERLLDEVESLVSKLDLGLVAEDLLQRGDLSNPQSLSQCTAAALALQQATDAVLSPGMSMLAAVSHQKQNFDQLTWSFVRRLSTHLSGVFVKQADDGMDVMGIYQSTNSSLMLRSHTVYHQELLPYSKLMGWLRDVDSKQYQEICKLYSAHMGRVYDKELKGFMELVKQSLVSKSHHDKKILKHSRLSMTQSTVSLGKSLSKENIKAGGSMVDLTARSLDSPTHGAMVGAAEERVGKFDEAFHMVLEQLEPLCQAEQYFCRKFFALDTPGAAAAGTESPDGIIRRRRKRGANIQAQKSRIGITVRGSMEELFPCLESELQGFVQFGDRLDGINSLTMVSRVSQHVMAGETSDQDSSSVFHLILGKILIIAKRLFDRFVDRQINLVKEMKVPKKHRCGILPCVSNFKVFAIQAENIIRGSDRRADLDKAYKLLMDAILVTVDRVALEHLKTPSDVVAMENFHHLYDMLSRLKISALETTRDFAKLRYKNHLDAYIQAYLGKPLEKLSAFFDGIEDLVASGIKYEEVGYQLAFNKAELRKNVKEYPGERVKKGLDALYRKVEKHLCEEENLLQVVWHSMQDDFIQQYKHFEELINKCYPGSGIAIEFSLAELLSYFSMIAQQH, encoded by the exons AACCGCCTCAAGCAGCCATTCATCAAGTCAAACGTGCATCTGAGAAAGAACCGTTCAAGAAAAAGCAAACGTGGAAGCTCGACGAATTGATTCATCTCGACGGCAAGGGAGCCAACTCT ACTTCTCCCGATTTCGACCTTCGATTTGACAAAACTTATAGATGGACTGCATCTAGTGTTGCTGAGAAGAACGCATTTATCACGTGCTTGTGGAAA CTTTGTCACAAGTGTTTGCAGAGGAAGAAACCGGAATTTGATAATGTTGACAGGCACCGTTTGGAAG AACAATTGAAAGTATTTGATCCTAGTCATCTAGGAAATACTACTGCTCCTGTTG AGGAAGCTTATGAGGAGTTATCAGCTAAGGAAGAAACCGACTTGGAGCAGATTCTCTCTGGGTGTGAGTGGTCAATTAGCAATGTAGAAGCTCTTACAGAGAAACTGACTGAAGAACTGGCGTGTTTGGATGAT gCAAACATTCATTCCATTATAGCTTCAGAAGAACAAGTAGTGTTTCTCCTTAGTCAGATGGACACGGCATTGTGGGAGTTACAGAAAATAGAAGACAAACTTTGTACATATGATAGCCTATTGCAA GAGGTTCGGGATGCAATGGAGGATATGGATGACAAAGACAAGAGACTTCAAATTGAAGATCGAAATCATGAGCGGCTTTTAGACGAAGTGGAATCATTAGTG AGCAAATTAGATCTTGGTTTGGTTGCTGAAGATCTATTACAACGTGGTGATCTCAGCAATCCTCAGAGCCTGTCCCAATGCACAGCAGCTGCATTAGCACTGCAGCAGGCAACTGATGCGGTTCTTAGTCCAG GAATGTCAATGCTGGCTGCTGTGTCACATCAGAAACAGAATTTTGACCAACTGACTTGGTCATTTGTGAGGCGCTTATCAACTCATCTCAGTGGTGTCTTTGTGAAGCAG GCTGATGATGGTATGGATGTGATGGGAATCTATCAGTCAACCAATTCTTCTCTTATGTTACGTTCTCATACTGTTTATCATCAAGAACTACTGCCTTATTCAAAATTAATGGGTTGGCTACGAGATGTGGATTCGAAACAATACCAGGAAATTTGCAAG TTATACTCAGCTCATATGGGTAGAGTATATGACAAGGAACTGAAAGGTTTTATGGAATTGGTAAAGCAGTCTCTTGTATCTAAAAGCCACCACGACAAGAAGATCT TAAAACATTCCAGATTATCGATGACTCAATCAACTGTGAGTTTGGGCAAATCGCTATCTAAGGAAAATATCAAGGCTGGAGGATCGATGGTTGATCTAACAGCCAGATCACTAGACAGCCCTACTCATGGTGCAATGGTTGGGGCTGCCGAAGAACGTGTTGGAAAGTTTGATGAG GCATTCCACATGGTTCTAGAACAGTTGGAGCCTTTATGTCAAGCTGAGCAATATTTTTGTAGAAAGTTTTTTGCTTTGGACACA CcaggtgctgctgctgctggtaCCGAAAGTCCCGATGGAATAATCAGAAGGCGACGAAAACGAGGGGCGAACATACAAGCCCAAAA GAGTCGGATAGGAATCACTGTAAG AGGATCAATGGAAGAACTGTTTCCGTGCCTGGAAAGTGAACTTCAGGGTTTTGTTCAGTTTGGAGACAGACTAGATGGAAT TAATTCACTGACAATGGTAAGTCGAGTGAGTCAACATGTCATGGCTGGCGAAACATCAGACCAGGACAGCAGCTCTGTTTTTCACTTAATCTTAGGAAAGATTCTCATCATAGCCAAGCGTCTCTTTGATCGATTTGTG gacagacaaataaatctTGTCAAAGAAATGAAAGTACCAAAAAAGCATAGGTGTGGTATCTTACCTTGTGTTAGTAACTTTAAG GTATTTGCAATACAAGCTGAGAACATTATTCGTGGTTCAGATCGTCGTGCTGATCTAGATAAGGCATATAAGCTACTTATGGATGCCATACTTGTGACAGTAGATCGAGTTGCCTTGGAGCACTTAAAGACTCCTAGTGATGTTGTAGCAATGG AGAATTTTCATCACCTTTATG ATATGCTGTCAAGATTAAAAATAAGTGCTTTGGAGACTACACGGGATTTTGCTAAACTACGGTACAAGAACCATTTGGATGCCTATATTCAGGCCTACCTTGGAAAGCCTCTTGAGAAACTGAGT GCATTCTTCGACGGCATTGAAGACCTAGTTGCATCTGGTATCAAGTATGAAGAAGTTGGCTACCAGTTGGCATTCAATAAAGCAGAGCTGAGGAAAAATGTCAAAGAGTATCCAGGGGAACGT GTAAAGAAGGGTCTCGATGCACTGTACAGAAAAGTTGAGAAGCATCTTTGCGAGGAAGAGAACCTTCTGCAG GTCGTGTGGCATTCCATGCAAGATGACTTCATCCAGCAATACAAGCACTTTGAAGAACTGATCAACAAATGCTATCCGGGTTCGGGTATTGCAATTGAGTTTTCTCTTGCCGAATTACTTTCATACTTTTCGATGATTGCTCAACAACACTAA